Proteins encoded by one window of Candidatus Neomarinimicrobiota bacterium:
- a CDS encoding DUF4835 family protein, protein MFSFRLLTLIFFFSMWTNEYALAQSVISNIKLEATRLTPKEQNDLQTLAKEIATYINEFDYTDDGYDLIFEMDMQIFVESVTVAGSEKLYHAQVAITNKGDQRYFDRRWVFVYTPNDPLYHIGVFHTITSFIDFYVNLILGGEFDSIEPLQGSKYYNSAKELATRGKISSHAQGWRNREIRIDEISSNWRLRNAKGKYSDFLYFLYEEQKPAEALKSLNETLDLFRDIFELNSLDKYPIEFLNAHAEELSKAVYGYRRRDIFERLIVLNPTNIKTYQFYLDKLDKE, encoded by the coding sequence ATGTTTTCATTTCGTTTATTAACGCTCATATTCTTTTTTTCAATGTGGACCAACGAGTATGCGTTAGCTCAATCAGTTATTTCAAATATAAAACTTGAAGCCACCCGCCTCACACCCAAAGAGCAAAATGACTTACAAACGCTTGCTAAGGAGATTGCTACCTACATAAACGAGTTTGATTATACTGATGACGGTTACGATTTGATATTTGAAATGGATATGCAAATATTTGTCGAATCTGTCACAGTAGCCGGTTCGGAAAAACTATACCACGCGCAAGTCGCTATCACAAACAAGGGTGACCAACGCTATTTTGACAGGCGATGGGTCTTTGTTTACACACCCAACGATCCGTTATATCATATAGGTGTCTTCCATACCATAACGAGCTTTATCGATTTTTATGTTAATTTAATCCTTGGGGGAGAATTCGATTCCATTGAACCGCTGCAAGGAAGTAAATATTATAACAGTGCGAAAGAATTAGCGACAAGGGGGAAAATCAGTTCCCACGCTCAGGGATGGCGAAACAGGGAAATTAGAATTGATGAAATTAGTTCTAATTGGAGATTGAGAAACGCCAAAGGAAAATACAGTGACTTCCTTTACTTTCTCTATGAAGAGCAGAAACCCGCTGAAGCATTGAAAAGTCTTAACGAAACCTTGGATTTATTTCGGGATATATTCGAACTTAATTCACTTGATAAATATCCTATTGAATTCCTGAACGCTCATGCCGAGGAGCTATCCAAAGCGGTTTACGGTTATCGGAGAAGAGACATATTTGAGCGACTTATCGTTCTAAATCCCACGAATATAAAAACGTATCAATTTTATCTCGATAAACTTGATAAGGAATGA
- a CDS encoding glycosyltransferase family 2 protein: MPHYNGSALLKKCLESLQKTTYPNYNIIIADNASEDDSVEMVSQDFPSVEILRLESNKGFAGGCNAGIVAAKKSEYVVLFNNDALAEPEWLSILVDVMESDERIAACQPKILSIKNKGYFDYSGAAGGLMDKYAYPFARGRILATIEKDSGQYDDNSSIFWASGTACILRNSALEKVGKLDEVFFAHMEEIDLCWRFRLSGYYIMVAPESIIYHQSGATLSAETFKKKYLNHRNSILMMLKNYSLSSLIKLFPLRIIIDSMALGYSLLTLDINRFSGIIAAFLWLLTHPFYLIKARMRTQSVRVIGDKEILDNLYDGSIALSYYINRKRTVKELE, encoded by the coding sequence ATTCCACACTACAACGGCAGTGCATTGCTGAAAAAGTGTCTTGAATCTCTCCAAAAAACAACATATCCGAATTATAATATTATAATTGCGGATAACGCATCGGAAGATGATAGCGTGGAGATGGTATCACAGGACTTTCCATCGGTGGAAATCCTAAGGCTCGAAAGCAACAAAGGATTCGCCGGCGGATGTAACGCGGGAATAGTCGCTGCCAAAAAATCTGAATACGTTGTTTTATTCAATAATGATGCGCTGGCAGAGCCTGAATGGCTGTCAATTTTGGTGGATGTTATGGAGTCCGATGAAAGAATCGCCGCCTGTCAGCCGAAAATATTATCCATAAAGAATAAAGGATATTTTGATTATTCCGGCGCTGCCGGAGGCTTAATGGATAAATACGCCTACCCGTTCGCCAGGGGTCGCATTTTAGCAACAATAGAAAAGGACAGCGGGCAATATGATGACAATTCATCTATCTTTTGGGCATCGGGAACGGCGTGTATTCTAAGGAATTCAGCGTTGGAGAAAGTCGGCAAGCTTGACGAAGTGTTTTTTGCTCATATGGAGGAAATAGATCTTTGCTGGCGATTCCGGTTATCCGGCTACTACATTATGGTAGCGCCGGAAAGTATCATATATCACCAATCAGGTGCGACACTGTCAGCGGAAACCTTCAAAAAGAAGTATCTGAATCATAGAAACAGCATTCTGATGATGTTAAAAAATTATTCGCTCTCATCGCTGATCAAGTTATTTCCTCTGCGAATTATTATAGATTCAATGGCATTGGGGTATTCTCTTTTAACATTAGACATAAACAGGTTCAGCGGAATTATAGCCGCGTTTCTCTGGCTGTTGACTCACCCGTTTTATCTTATCAAGGCGCGGATGAGAACTCAATCAGTGCGGGTTATCGGAGATAAAGAAATTCTTGATAATCTATACGATGGAAGCATCGCTTTATCTTATTACATCAACAGGAAAAGAACGGTTAAAGAATTAGAGTAA